In Oceanobacillus sp. FSL K6-2867, one DNA window encodes the following:
- a CDS encoding 50S ribosomal protein L7ae-like protein codes for MSYEKVTKLKSRIIVGKKQTLKAIKNGEVSEVYIAEDADKQLTQEVVSLAIEQGIPYQHVDSMKKLGAACGIKVGAAAVALRK; via the coding sequence ATGTCTTATGAAAAAGTGACAAAGCTTAAGTCACGTATAATCGTTGGGAAAAAGCAGACACTGAAAGCCATAAAAAATGGCGAAGTAAGTGAAGTGTATATTGCTGAAGATGCTGACAAGCAATTAACACAAGAAGTAGTCAGTTTAGCAATTGAACAAGGTATACCATATCAGCATGTGGATTCCATGAAAAAACTTGGTGCCGCTTGTGGCATTAAAGTAGGCGCAGCAGCTGTGGCGCTTAGAAAATAA
- the rpoC gene encoding DNA-directed RNA polymerase subunit beta': MLDVNNFEYMKIGLASPEKIRSWSYGEVKKPETINYRTLKPEKDGLFCERIFGPQKDWECHCGKYKRVRYKGVVCDRCGVEVTKAKVRRERMGHIELAAPVSHIWYFKGIPSRMGLVLDMSPRALEEVIYFAAYIVTDPGGTPLEKKQLLSEKEYRAYYDKYGNTFKAQMGAEAIRKLLQDIDLEKEVDALREELKSAQGQRRTRAIKRLEVMEAFRHSGNDTSWMVLDVLPVIPPEIRPMVQLDGGRFATSDLNDLYRRVINRNNRLKRLLDLGAPSIIVQNEKRMLQEAVDALIDNGRRGRPVTGPGNRPLKSLSHMLKGKQGRFRQNLLGKRVDYSGRSVIIVGPSLKLYQCGLPREMALELFKPFIMKELVERGLAHNIKSAKRKIERVHADVWDVLEDVIKEHPVLLNRAPTLHRLGIQAFEPTLVDGRAIRLHPLVCTAYNADFDGDQMAVHVPLSAEAQAEARILMLAAQNILNPKDGKPVVTPSQDMVLGNYYLTLEREDAIGEGSIFKDASEAYIAYQNGYVHLHTRVGVDASSLHNKTFTEEQNSQIMLTTVGKLIFNEILPESFPYINEPSKVNLEEKTPEHYFVERGVNIKEEIKKRELVKPFKKGFLGDIIAEVFKRYKITETSKMLDRMKDLGFSYSTKAGMTVGISDIVVLAEKEEILDEAQIRVDKVLKQFRRGLITEEERYDRVISIWSKAKDVIQDKLMGSLSNRNPIFMMSDSGARGNASNFTQLAGMRGLMADPGGRIIEIPIKSSFREGLTVLEYFISTHGARKGLADTALKTADSGYLTRRLVDVAQDVIIREADCGTDRGLNVSALVDGSEVIEPLIDRLIGRTAFMNVKHPETGELIVGKNELITEDQAKTIIEADIEEVTIRTAFTCNTKHGVCQKCYGRNLATGANVEVGEAVGIIAAQSIGEPGTQLTMRTFHTGGVAGDDITQGLPRIQELFEARNPKGQAVITEIDGTVQEFKEVKDKQEVVIQGAVEQRSYAVPYNARMKVTIGDTVVAGQELTEGSVDPKELLRVKGVDGVQDYLLREVQRVYRMQGVEIGDKHVEVMVRQMLRKVRVNSAGDTDVLPGSLLELHQFKDANHTVLNDGGEPATGRPVLLGITKASLETDSFLSAASFQETTRVLTDAAIKGKRDELLGLKENVIIGKLVPAGTGMQQYRSIRADMDRPEEAEVQEETETVQ, translated from the coding sequence TTGTTAGATGTAAATAATTTTGAGTATATGAAAATAGGTCTTGCTTCACCAGAAAAAATCCGTTCTTGGTCTTATGGTGAAGTGAAAAAACCAGAAACGATTAACTACCGTACGTTAAAGCCTGAAAAGGATGGCTTGTTCTGTGAACGTATTTTCGGACCGCAGAAGGATTGGGAATGTCATTGTGGTAAGTACAAACGTGTACGTTATAAAGGTGTAGTTTGTGATCGCTGCGGTGTTGAAGTAACAAAGGCAAAAGTTCGCCGTGAACGCATGGGTCATATTGAGCTTGCAGCACCTGTATCCCATATTTGGTATTTCAAAGGTATTCCAAGCCGGATGGGTCTTGTGCTAGATATGTCTCCACGTGCATTGGAAGAGGTTATTTATTTTGCTGCATATATCGTTACAGATCCAGGTGGCACTCCTTTAGAGAAGAAACAGTTATTATCGGAAAAAGAATACCGTGCTTATTACGATAAGTATGGCAATACATTTAAAGCACAAATGGGCGCAGAAGCGATTCGTAAGCTTCTTCAGGATATTGACCTTGAAAAAGAAGTTGATGCTTTGAGAGAAGAACTCAAATCAGCACAAGGTCAAAGAAGAACACGGGCAATTAAACGCCTGGAAGTGATGGAAGCATTCCGTCATTCTGGTAATGATACGAGTTGGATGGTATTGGATGTTCTTCCGGTTATACCGCCGGAAATTCGCCCTATGGTACAGTTGGATGGTGGGCGTTTTGCAACTTCCGACTTGAATGACCTGTATCGTCGTGTAATTAATCGTAACAACCGTTTGAAACGCTTATTAGATCTTGGAGCTCCAAGCATTATTGTGCAAAACGAAAAACGCATGCTTCAAGAAGCAGTTGATGCATTGATTGATAATGGTCGCCGCGGCCGTCCAGTTACAGGACCGGGTAATCGTCCGTTGAAATCTTTGTCACATATGTTAAAAGGGAAACAAGGCCGTTTCCGTCAGAACTTACTCGGAAAACGAGTGGATTATTCTGGCCGTTCGGTTATTATTGTTGGACCAAGTCTTAAATTGTATCAATGTGGATTGCCGAGAGAAATGGCGTTGGAGCTTTTCAAACCATTTATTATGAAAGAACTTGTGGAACGAGGGCTTGCTCATAATATTAAATCGGCTAAACGTAAAATTGAACGTGTACATGCGGATGTATGGGATGTCTTAGAAGATGTCATTAAAGAACATCCAGTTTTACTTAACCGGGCACCAACATTGCACCGATTAGGTATTCAAGCCTTTGAACCAACACTGGTAGATGGACGCGCAATTCGTTTGCATCCATTGGTATGTACAGCTTACAACGCTGACTTTGATGGTGACCAAATGGCTGTTCACGTACCGTTATCAGCAGAAGCACAGGCAGAAGCTCGTATTCTAATGCTTGCTGCTCAAAACATTTTGAACCCGAAAGATGGAAAACCGGTTGTAACACCTTCACAGGATATGGTATTAGGAAACTACTACCTAACGCTGGAGCGTGAAGATGCAATCGGAGAAGGAAGCATTTTTAAAGATGCGAGCGAAGCGTATATTGCATATCAAAACGGCTATGTTCATTTGCACACACGTGTAGGTGTAGATGCATCTAGTCTTCATAACAAGACTTTCACTGAAGAGCAAAACAGCCAAATAATGCTAACGACAGTTGGTAAGTTAATTTTTAATGAAATCTTACCAGAGTCATTCCCGTATATTAATGAGCCGTCCAAAGTAAATCTTGAGGAAAAAACCCCAGAGCATTACTTCGTGGAACGAGGAGTTAATATTAAAGAGGAAATTAAAAAGCGTGAGCTAGTTAAGCCGTTTAAGAAAGGCTTCTTAGGGGACATTATCGCTGAAGTATTTAAACGGTATAAAATTACAGAGACTTCAAAAATGCTTGACCGGATGAAGGATCTTGGATTCAGTTATTCCACAAAGGCTGGTATGACAGTTGGTATCTCAGATATCGTTGTATTAGCTGAAAAAGAGGAAATCTTAGACGAAGCACAAATTAGAGTAGATAAAGTACTAAAACAATTCCGTCGTGGTTTAATCACAGAGGAAGAACGCTATGATCGTGTAATCTCGATTTGGTCTAAAGCGAAAGATGTCATTCAAGATAAATTGATGGGATCATTAAGTAACCGAAACCCAATCTTTATGATGAGTGATTCTGGAGCGAGGGGTAACGCTTCTAACTTTACACAGCTTGCAGGTATGCGCGGACTTATGGCCGATCCGGGTGGAAGAATCATCGAGATCCCGATTAAATCAAGTTTCCGTGAAGGCTTAACAGTACTTGAGTACTTTATTTCAACTCACGGTGCTCGTAAAGGACTTGCGGATACGGCATTAAAAACTGCGGACTCTGGTTACTTAACAAGACGACTTGTTGACGTAGCACAGGATGTTATTATCCGTGAAGCAGACTGCGGAACTGATCGTGGCTTAAATGTTTCTGCGTTAGTCGATGGATCAGAAGTTATTGAACCGCTAATTGACCGATTAATTGGTCGGACCGCTTTCATGAATGTAAAACATCCGGAAACAGGAGAGCTGATTGTTGGAAAGAATGAACTGATTACAGAAGATCAAGCGAAAACTATTATTGAAGCAGATATTGAAGAGGTAACGATTCGAACTGCCTTTACATGTAATACGAAACATGGCGTTTGCCAAAAATGTTATGGCCGCAACCTGGCAACAGGTGCTAATGTGGAAGTGGGAGAAGCTGTAGGTATTATTGCTGCTCAATCAATTGGTGAGCCTGGTACACAGCTAACAATGCGTACATTCCATACCGGTGGGGTTGCAGGAGACGATATTACACAAGGTTTACCGCGTATTCAGGAGCTATTCGAAGCGCGTAATCCAAAAGGTCAAGCCGTTATTACGGAAATCGATGGTACTGTTCAAGAATTTAAAGAAGTTAAAGATAAACAAGAGGTTGTTATCCAAGGTGCTGTTGAGCAACGCTCGTATGCAGTTCCGTACAATGCTCGTATGAAGGTTACAATCGGAGATACGGTTGTAGCTGGGCAAGAGCTTACAGAAGGTTCGGTTGATCCAAAAGAACTCCTTCGCGTAAAAGGTGTAGATGGCGTTCAAGATTACTTGCTTCGCGAAGTACAGCGCGTTTACCGTATGCAAGGGGTAGAAATTGGTGACAAACACGTAGAAGTAATGGTTCGTCAAATGCTTCGCAAAGTCCGTGTTAATTCTGCGGGTGATACAGATGTGTTACCAGGATCCTTACTTGAATTACATCAATTCAAGGATGCCAACCACACTGTTCTTAACGATGGCGGAGAGCCTGCTACAGGCCGTCCGGTATTATTAGGTATAACGAAAGCATCTCTTGAGACAGATTCATTCCTTTCTGCCGCATCGTTCCAAGAAACAACTCGTGTTCTTACAGATGCAGCAATTAAAGGAAAACGCGATGAGCTGCTTGGCTTAAAAGAAAATGTTATTATCGGTAAACTTGTTCCAGCAGGTACTGGAATGCAACAATACCGCAGCATTAGAGCAGATATGGATCGTCCAGAAGAAGCGGAAGTTCAGGAAGAAACAGAAACTGTTCAATAA
- a CDS encoding class I SAM-dependent methyltransferase: protein MSEHYFSNKPQSKTLPKTWTYQLRGKEYTFTSDVGVFSKNEVDFGSRLLIEQFQEPAVSGDLLDLGCGYGPIGIALAGEFSDRRIVMVDVNERALALAVKNAGVNNQTNTEVVRSDRLSGLSGRKFAAILTNPPIRAGKQVVHQMFEDAKEALLADGQLWVVIQKKQGAPSAMDKIEALFGNVDVVAKSKGYYILRALNV, encoded by the coding sequence ATGTCTGAGCATTACTTTTCTAATAAACCTCAATCTAAAACTTTACCAAAAACATGGACATATCAATTAAGGGGAAAAGAATATACGTTCACAAGTGATGTTGGCGTATTTTCAAAAAACGAAGTAGATTTCGGTTCAAGACTTTTAATTGAGCAATTTCAGGAGCCTGCTGTTTCGGGAGATTTATTGGATCTTGGCTGTGGGTATGGACCAATCGGAATCGCACTTGCGGGGGAGTTTTCCGATCGTCGAATTGTAATGGTTGATGTGAATGAACGAGCACTTGCGCTTGCTGTGAAAAATGCGGGAGTCAACAATCAAACAAATACAGAGGTTGTTCGAAGTGACCGTTTATCAGGATTGTCTGGGCGGAAGTTCGCGGCTATTCTTACTAACCCACCGATTCGAGCGGGCAAGCAAGTGGTTCATCAAATGTTTGAGGATGCAAAAGAAGCTTTGCTTGCTGATGGTCAATTATGGGTTGTTATTCAAAAAAAACAAGGAGCACCCTCGGCGATGGATAAAATTGAGGCCTTGTTTGGCAATGTAGATGTTGTCGCAAAAAGTAAAGGATACTATATATTAAGAGCGTTAAATGTTTGA
- the rpoB gene encoding DNA-directed RNA polymerase subunit beta: protein MTGQLVQYGRHRQRRSYARISEVLELPNLIEIQTASYEWFLEEGLREMFQDISPIEDFTGNLSLEFVDYSLGEPKYPVDESKERDVTYNAPLRVKVRLINNETGEVKEQEVFMGDFPLMTDTGTFIINGAERVIVSQLVRSPSVYFNEKIDKNGKRGIAATVIPNRGAWLEFETDAKDIAYVRIDRTRKLPITVLLRALGFGTDQEIVDLLGENEYLRNTLEKDNTETTEKALLEIYERLRPGEPPTVENAKSLLISRFFDPKRYDLAHVGRYKMNKKLHIKNRLFNQILAEAIVDPETGEVLAEKGERLERKLLDKILPYLEREEDRFGERVLEPHDGILEDEINIQSVKIIDPTDPSGERELTVIGNGGVTKEVKNITPADILASISYFFNLLYKVGDTDDIDHLGNRRLRSVGELLQNQFRIGLSRMERVVRERMSIQDTSSVTPQQLINIRPVIASIKEFFGSSQLSQFMDQTNPLGELTHKRRLSALGPGGLTRERAGFEVRDVHYSHYGRMCPIETPEGPNIGLINSLSSYAKVNKFGFIESPYRRVDPETGEVTMQIDYLTADEQDNYIVAQANAKLDENNKFVDAEVIARFREDNIIVSRDKIDYMDVSPKQVVSAATACIPFLENDDSNRALMGANMQRQAVPLMKPEAPIVGTGMEYVNGKDSGAAVISRGEGVVERVEAKEIVVRHITEVDGKEVQGDVIRYKLQKYQRSNQGTCYNQRPIVSEGDRVTKGEVLADGPSMEDGELALGRNVLVGFMTWEGYNYEDAIIMSERLVKDDVYTSIHIEEFESEARDTKLGPEEITRDIPNVGEDALKNLDEYGIIRVGAEVTDGDILVGKVTPKGVTELSAEERLLHAIFGEKAREVRDTSLRVPHGGGGIVLDVKIFNREDGDELPPGVNQLVRAYIVQKRKIHEGDKMAGRHGNKGVISKILPEEDMPFLPDGTPIDIMLNPLGVPSRMNIGQVFELHLGMAARQLGIHVASPVFDGATEEDVWETLEEAGMPRDAKTILYDGRTGEAFDNRVSVGVMYMIKLAHMVDDKLHARSTGPYSLVTQQPLGGKAQFGGQRFGEMEVWALEAYGAAYTLQEILTVKSDDTVGRVKTYEAIVKGDNVPEPGVPESFKVLIKELQSLGMDVKMLSSDEQEIDMRELEEEEVQAATKLNIDVEEN, encoded by the coding sequence TTGACAGGTCAACTAGTTCAGTATGGACGGCACCGCCAGCGCAGGAGCTATGCACGTATCAGTGAAGTTTTAGAATTGCCGAATTTAATCGAGATTCAAACCGCTTCATATGAATGGTTCCTCGAAGAAGGCTTAAGAGAAATGTTCCAGGATATTTCTCCAATTGAAGATTTTACAGGAAATCTTTCCCTGGAGTTTGTAGATTACAGCTTAGGCGAGCCGAAGTATCCTGTAGATGAATCAAAGGAAAGAGATGTTACGTACAATGCTCCGCTTCGCGTGAAGGTTCGTTTAATTAATAATGAAACCGGTGAAGTGAAAGAACAGGAAGTATTTATGGGAGATTTCCCACTTATGACAGATACAGGTACATTTATTATTAATGGGGCTGAACGTGTTATCGTTTCACAGCTCGTACGTTCACCTAGTGTCTATTTTAATGAAAAAATTGATAAAAATGGTAAGCGTGGTATTGCTGCTACCGTTATTCCGAATCGTGGTGCATGGCTGGAGTTTGAAACGGATGCAAAAGACATTGCATATGTCCGCATTGATCGTACACGTAAATTGCCGATTACGGTATTGTTGCGTGCTTTAGGCTTCGGCACAGATCAGGAAATCGTCGATCTATTAGGCGAGAATGAATACTTACGAAATACACTTGAAAAAGATAATACAGAGACCACAGAGAAGGCATTGCTGGAAATTTATGAACGTTTGCGCCCTGGGGAGCCACCTACAGTGGAGAACGCGAAAAGCTTACTAATTTCTCGTTTCTTTGATCCGAAACGATATGACCTTGCACATGTTGGTCGCTATAAAATGAATAAAAAACTTCATATAAAAAACCGCTTGTTCAATCAAATCTTGGCTGAAGCTATTGTGGACCCTGAAACGGGAGAGGTTTTAGCTGAAAAAGGCGAGCGATTAGAACGCAAGCTATTGGATAAAATTCTCCCATATTTAGAAAGGGAAGAAGATCGTTTTGGTGAGCGTGTTCTTGAACCGCATGATGGCATTCTGGAAGATGAAATTAACATTCAGTCCGTTAAAATTATAGACCCAACTGATCCGAGCGGTGAGCGTGAATTAACAGTAATCGGAAATGGCGGGGTAACAAAGGAAGTTAAAAATATAACTCCAGCTGACATTTTGGCTTCAATCAGTTATTTCTTTAATCTGCTCTACAAGGTTGGAGATACAGACGATATTGACCACCTTGGAAACCGTCGATTACGTTCTGTTGGCGAGTTATTACAAAATCAATTCCGTATCGGTTTATCCCGAATGGAACGTGTTGTGCGTGAAAGAATGTCGATTCAGGACACATCCAGTGTAACGCCACAGCAATTAATCAATATTCGTCCGGTAATTGCTTCGATTAAAGAGTTCTTCGGAAGCTCTCAGCTTTCGCAATTTATGGATCAGACAAATCCATTAGGGGAGCTGACGCATAAACGTCGTCTATCCGCATTAGGACCGGGTGGTTTGACTCGTGAGCGTGCAGGGTTTGAAGTGCGTGACGTTCACTACTCTCACTATGGTCGTATGTGTCCGATTGAAACGCCGGAGGGACCGAACATTGGATTAATCAACTCGCTATCAAGCTATGCGAAGGTAAATAAATTTGGATTTATCGAATCACCATACCGCCGAGTAGACCCGGAAACTGGTGAAGTTACAATGCAAATTGACTACCTGACAGCGGACGAACAAGATAACTATATTGTTGCACAAGCGAACGCAAAACTTGATGAGAATAATAAATTCGTAGATGCTGAAGTAATTGCTCGTTTCCGTGAAGACAATATCATTGTTTCACGCGATAAAATCGACTATATGGATGTATCGCCGAAACAGGTAGTCTCTGCGGCGACAGCTTGTATTCCATTCTTGGAAAACGATGACTCTAACCGTGCATTGATGGGTGCGAACATGCAACGTCAGGCTGTTCCTTTAATGAAGCCTGAAGCGCCAATTGTTGGTACTGGTATGGAGTATGTGAACGGGAAAGACTCCGGAGCTGCGGTAATCAGCCGTGGTGAAGGTGTTGTGGAACGTGTAGAAGCGAAAGAAATTGTTGTCCGTCACATTACTGAAGTAGACGGAAAAGAGGTTCAAGGTGACGTTATTCGCTATAAGCTGCAAAAATATCAACGCTCCAACCAAGGAACTTGCTATAATCAGCGTCCGATTGTTAGCGAAGGTGATCGTGTAACCAAAGGCGAGGTACTTGCTGACGGACCTTCAATGGAAGATGGAGAACTTGCTTTAGGCCGTAACGTTCTAGTCGGATTTATGACATGGGAAGGTTACAACTATGAGGATGCGATCATCATGAGTGAAAGACTTGTAAAAGATGATGTCTATACATCCATCCATATTGAAGAATTCGAGTCAGAAGCGCGTGATACAAAACTTGGACCGGAAGAAATCACAAGAGATATCCCGAATGTTGGGGAAGACGCACTGAAAAATCTGGATGAATACGGAATTATCCGTGTAGGTGCAGAAGTAACCGATGGAGATATTCTAGTTGGTAAAGTAACACCTAAAGGGGTTACGGAGCTATCTGCGGAGGAAAGGCTTTTGCATGCTATCTTCGGTGAGAAGGCTCGTGAAGTCCGAGATACATCCCTTCGTGTTCCTCATGGCGGAGGCGGTATTGTACTGGATGTTAAAATCTTCAACCGTGAAGATGGAGACGAACTGCCACCAGGAGTTAACCAGCTGGTTCGTGCGTATATTGTTCAAAAACGTAAAATCCATGAAGGGGATAAAATGGCTGGTCGTCACGGTAACAAAGGGGTTATCTCCAAAATTTTACCGGAAGAGGATATGCCGTTTTTACCAGATGGTACACCAATCGACATTATGCTTAACCCGCTTGGGGTTCCATCACGTATGAACATCGGACAAGTGTTTGAGCTGCATTTAGGTATGGCTGCCAGACAGCTTGGCATTCATGTTGCCAGTCCTGTATTTGATGGAGCGACAGAGGAAGATGTATGGGAAACACTTGAAGAAGCAGGCATGCCAAGAGATGCGAAAACAATTCTTTATGACGGCCGTACTGGAGAAGCGTTCGATAATCGTGTGTCCGTAGGGGTTATGTATATGATCAAGCTTGCGCACATGGTTGATGATAAACTTCACGCGCGTTCAACTGGACCATATTCACTTGTAACACAGCAGCCGCTTGGTGGTAAAGCACAATTCGGTGGACAACGATTTGGTGAGATGGAGGTTTGGGCGTTAGAAGCCTACGGTGCAGCATACACACTACAGGAAATTCTTACTGTGAAATCGGATGATACAGTAGGACGTGTGAAAACATATGAAGCAATTGTTAAAGGCGATAATGTTCCAGAGCCAGGAGTGCCGGAATCCTTCAAGGTACTGATCAAGGAATTACAAAGTCTTGGAATGGATGTAAAAATGCTTTCCAGTGACGAACAAGAAATCGATATGCGCGAGCTGGAAGAGGAAGAAGTTCAGGCTGCAACAAAGCTTAATATCGATGTGGAAGAGAATTAA
- the rpsL gene encoding 30S ribosomal protein S12, with protein sequence MPTINQLVRKGRVSKVKKSDSPALNKGYNSFKKRLTDQSSPQKRGVCTRVGTLTPKKPNSALRKYARVRLSNNMEVTAYIPGIGHNLQEHSVVLIRGGRVKDLPGVRYHIVRGALDTAGVEGRMQGRSKYGTKKPKEKK encoded by the coding sequence ATGCCTACTATTAACCAATTAGTCCGCAAAGGACGTGTAAGTAAAGTAAAGAAATCCGATTCACCAGCACTTAACAAAGGGTACAACAGTTTCAAAAAGAGACTTACGGACCAAAGCTCTCCACAAAAACGTGGTGTTTGTACACGTGTTGGTACACTAACTCCAAAGAAACCGAACTCTGCACTTCGTAAATATGCGCGTGTTCGTTTATCAAATAACATGGAAGTAACTGCATATATCCCAGGTATCGGACACAACCTACAAGAGCATAGTGTTGTATTAATTCGTGGTGGTCGTGTAAAAGACTTACCAGGGGTACGTTACCACATTGTTCGTGGTGCGCTAGATACTGCAGGAGTAGAAGGACGTATGCAAGGACGTTCTAAATACGGTACTAAAAAACCAAAAGAGAAAAAATAA
- the rpsG gene encoding 30S ribosomal protein S7: protein MPRKGPVPKRDVLPDPLYNSKLVTRLINQIMIDGKRGKAQKILYNAFELVSERSGQNAMEVFEQAMKNVMPVLEVRARRVGGSNYQVPVEVRPERRQALGLRYIVNYSRLRGEKTMEERLANEILDASNNTGAAVKRREEMHKMAEANKAFAHYRW from the coding sequence ATGCCTCGTAAAGGACCAGTGCCAAAACGTGATGTATTGCCAGATCCGCTTTATAATTCAAAATTAGTAACTCGTTTAATCAATCAAATTATGATTGATGGTAAACGAGGGAAAGCACAAAAAATTCTTTACAATGCGTTTGAACTAGTTTCTGAAAGAAGCGGTCAAAACGCAATGGAAGTTTTTGAGCAAGCTATGAAAAACGTAATGCCTGTACTTGAAGTTCGTGCCCGCCGTGTAGGTGGTTCTAACTACCAAGTACCAGTTGAGGTTCGCCCTGAACGTCGTCAAGCATTAGGATTGCGTTACATTGTTAACTACTCACGCCTTCGCGGTGAGAAAACGATGGAAGAACGTCTTGCGAATGAAATCTTGGATGCTTCTAACAATACAGGAGCTGCTGTTAAGAGACGTGAAGAAATGCATAAAATGGCAGAAGCGAACAAAGCATTCGCTCACTACCGTTGGTAA
- the fusA gene encoding elongation factor G, with translation MAREFSLEKTRNIGIMAHIDAGKTTTTERILFYTGRIHKIGETHEGASQMDWMEQEQERGITITSAATTASWKEHRINIIDTPGHVDFTVEVERSLRVLDGAVTVLDAQSGVEPQTETVWRQATTYGVPRIVFINKMDKTGADFLYSTGTLRERLGANAHPVQMPIGAEDQFNGIIDLINMEAHFYKDDLGTVDESSEIPAELLEQAEELRGNLIEAVAETDEELMMKYLEGEEISKEELKAAIRQATLSVEFYPVFCGSAFKNKGVQLMLDGVIDYLPAPTDVPPIEGIIPGTEEEVTRPSSDDAPFSALAFKVMTDPFVGKLTFFRVYSGTLDSGSYVKNSVKDKRERVGRILQMHANSREEISTAYAGEIAAAVGLKDTSTGDTLCDEKDLVILESMEFPEPVISVAIEPKTKADQDKMGTALAKLAEEDPTFRTETNPETGQTIISGMGELHLDIIVDRLKREFKVEANVGAPQVAYRETFRTAAEVEGKFVRQSGGRGQFGHVWIKFEPNETGAGFEFENKIVGGVVPREYIPAVEQGVSEAMDNGVLAGYPLIDVKATLFDGSYHDVDSNEMAFKVAASMALKAAKNKCNPVLLEPMMRVEIVIPEEYMGDIMGDVTSRRGRIEGMEARGNAQLVKGFVPLAEMFGYATALRSNTQGRGTYTMTFDHYEEVPKSISEEIIEKNTGK, from the coding sequence ATGGCTAGAGAGTTCTCCTTGGAAAAGACGCGTAATATTGGGATTATGGCGCATATCGATGCAGGTAAAACCACTACTACTGAGCGTATTCTTTTCTATACAGGACGTATTCACAAGATTGGTGAAACACATGAAGGTGCCTCGCAGATGGACTGGATGGAACAAGAGCAGGAGCGTGGAATTACAATTACTTCCGCGGCTACAACTGCTTCTTGGAAAGAACACCGCATTAACATCATTGATACACCTGGACACGTAGACTTCACAGTAGAAGTTGAGCGTTCATTGCGTGTACTTGATGGAGCTGTTACAGTTCTTGATGCACAATCAGGTGTAGAACCACAAACTGAAACGGTATGGCGCCAAGCTACAACGTACGGTGTACCACGTATCGTTTTCATTAACAAAATGGATAAAACAGGTGCAGACTTCTTGTATTCTACTGGAACATTAAGAGAGCGCTTGGGTGCTAATGCACATCCGGTTCAGATGCCGATTGGCGCTGAAGATCAATTTAATGGAATTATTGACTTAATCAACATGGAAGCTCACTTCTATAAAGATGATTTGGGTACAGTTGATGAATCAAGTGAAATTCCAGCAGAATTACTAGAGCAAGCTGAAGAATTACGTGGTAACTTAATTGAAGCTGTTGCTGAAACAGATGAAGAGCTAATGATGAAATACCTTGAAGGAGAAGAAATCTCTAAAGAGGAATTAAAAGCTGCTATTCGTCAAGCAACATTGAGTGTTGAGTTTTACCCAGTATTCTGCGGTTCAGCATTTAAAAACAAAGGTGTTCAGTTAATGCTTGATGGTGTAATTGACTATCTTCCAGCTCCAACAGACGTACCTCCGATTGAAGGTATTATACCTGGAACTGAAGAAGAGGTAACTCGCCCATCATCTGATGACGCACCATTCTCAGCTTTAGCGTTTAAAGTTATGACAGATCCATTCGTTGGTAAGTTGACTTTCTTCCGCGTATACTCTGGAACATTAGATTCAGGCTCTTACGTGAAAAACTCTGTAAAGGATAAACGTGAACGTGTAGGACGTATTCTGCAAATGCACGCGAACTCCCGTGAAGAGATCTCTACTGCATATGCGGGTGAAATTGCTGCAGCAGTTGGGTTGAAAGATACATCTACTGGAGATACACTTTGTGATGAAAAAGATCTAGTTATTCTAGAATCTATGGAATTCCCAGAACCAGTTATCTCTGTCGCTATTGAACCTAAAACAAAAGCTGACCAAGATAAAATGGGTACTGCATTAGCTAAATTAGCTGAAGAGGATCCAACATTCAGAACTGAAACGAACCCAGAAACTGGTCAAACAATTATCTCTGGTATGGGTGAGCTTCACCTGGATATTATTGTAGACCGCTTGAAGCGTGAGTTTAAAGTAGAAGCAAACGTTGGTGCGCCACAGGTTGCATACCGTGAAACGTTCCGTACAGCTGCTGAAGTTGAAGGTAAATTCGTACGTCAGTCTGGTGGACGCGGTCAGTTCGGTCACGTTTGGATCAAATTCGAGCCAAATGAAACAGGCGCTGGATTTGAATTTGAAAACAAAATTGTCGGTGGGGTTGTACCACGTGAATACATTCCTGCAGTTGAGCAAGGTGTATCAGAAGCTATGGATAATGGTGTCCTAGCTGGATATCCACTAATCGACGTGAAAGCAACACTATTTGATGGAAGCTATCATGATGTTGACTCAAACGAGATGGCATTTAAAGTAGCTGCATCAATGGCATTAAAAGCTGCGAAAAACAAATGTAACCCAGTACTTCTTGAACCAATGATGCGTGTAGAAATCGTAATTCCAGAAGAATACATGGGAGACATTATGGGTGATGTTACATCACGTCGCGGACGTATTGAAGGTATGGAAGCACGCGGAAACGCACAGCTTGTTAAAGGTTTCGTACCATTAGCAGAAATGTTCGGTTACGCAACTGCCCTACGTTCAAACACTCAAGGTCGCGGAACATATACAATGACATTCGACCATTATGAAGAAGTGCCGAAAAGCATTTCTGAGGAAATTATCGAGAAAAACACAGGCAAATAA